A section of the Harmonia axyridis chromosome 2, icHarAxyr1.1, whole genome shotgun sequence genome encodes:
- the LOC123673940 gene encoding uncharacterized protein LOC123673940 yields MHKLYKSKCSELNVHPVSFEKYRRVFRSYNLGFHKPKKDQCKKCLKYTNMTEDEKKTHEQAHHEHMLRKKLAREARDEDKEIAKNNSAVLSFNFDLEAVLTTPKGPTGQIFYLRKLAIYNLTIYNLGNQDGICYLWDETQGKRGSNEISSCIYNYIINQPNITEVRMMSDGCGGQQKNSHFAAMCLKLLTDHTKLRTIDHRFFESGHTEMECDSLHSKIEQKSKYVPGYSPEGWAQIIRSARTHPRPFEVRYMMFDDIFDFKSFGTRNYKLNQIPWQQVCWLQYVKTDDVVTMSYKKNFGDEFQRVNSIKSRGRPKKDDLKKAYDEQLPIAIAKYKDLQKMCNDLTIPKNYHNFYNSIKADKIIRDNLPETNESEDSDER; encoded by the coding sequence ATGCACAAGCTGTATAAATCAAAGTGCTCAGAATTGAATGTCCATCCAGTTTCTTTCGAAAAGTATCGACGAGTATTTAGAAGTTACAACTTGGGGTTTCATAAACCCAAAAAGGACCAGTGCAAAAAGTGCTTGAAATACACGAACATGACAgaggatgaaaaaaaaacacacgaACAGGCTCATCACGAACACATGCTAAGGAAAAAATTAGCTCGTGAAGCTCGAGATGAAGACAAGGaaattgcaaagaataattcaGCGGTACTGTCATTTAACTTTGACCTCGAAGCAGTGCTTACGACTCCAAAGGGTCCAACAGGACAAATATTTTATCTACGAAAATTGGCTATTTACAACCTGACCATATACAACTTAGGGAATCAGGACGGAATCTGTTACCTTTGGGATGAAACCCAAGGAAAAAGAGGGTCAAACGAGATATCCTCGTGTATTTACAATTACATTATCAATCAACCAAACATTACTGAGGTTCGAATGATGTCGGACGGGTGTGGCGggcaacaaaaaaattctcattttgcTGCTATGTGCTTGAAACTTCTTACGGATCACACTAAATTACGAACTATTGATCACAGGTTTTTTGAGTCAGGACATACCGAGATGGAGTGTGATTCACTCCACTCGAAAATTGAGCAGAAGTCAAAATATGTTCCTGGTTATTCACCTGAAGGTTGGGCTCAGATAATAAGAAGTGCTCGAACACACCCTCGTCCTTTTGAAGTCAGATACATGATGTTTGATGACATCTTCGATTTCAAGTCATTTGGAACaagaaattataaattgaaCCAAATTCCCTGGCAACAAGTTTGCTGGTTACAATACGTTAAAACCGATGACGTGGTGACAAtgtcttataaaaaaaattttggagatGAATTTCAACGAGTAAACAGCATTAAAAGCCGTGGACGACCCAAAAAGGATGATTTAAAGAAAGCCTATGATGAGCAGTTGCCAATTGCGATTGCTAAATATAAAGATCTTCAGAAAATGTGTAATGACTTAACTATTCCAAAGAACTATCATAACTTTTATAATTCCATAAAGGCCGATAAAATTATAAGAGATAATTTGCCGGAGACAAATGAAAGCGAGGATTCAGATGAAAGATAA